One stretch of Dissulfurimicrobium hydrothermale DNA includes these proteins:
- a CDS encoding DUF134 domain-containing protein — MPRPPKCRIVNQEPLVVYFKPRGIPMRNLKEVVLSVEGLEAIRLSDVEGLDQEEAALKMGVSRQTFGRILAAARKTVADAIVLGMCLRIEGGNYQLLKRQAGDESVDCNDCNMKDSIT, encoded by the coding sequence ATGCCCAGACCGCCCAAATGTAGGATCGTCAATCAGGAACCATTGGTCGTTTATTTCAAGCCGCGCGGCATACCTATGCGCAATCTCAAGGAGGTCGTGCTTTCGGTTGAGGGTCTCGAGGCCATCCGTCTGAGCGATGTCGAAGGGCTTGATCAGGAGGAGGCGGCCTTAAAGATGGGCGTATCCAGGCAGACATTCGGGCGCATCCTTGCCGCAGCGAGAAAGACTGTGGCTGATGCTATTGTCCTAGGTATGTGTCTGAGGATAGAGGGCGGAAATTACCAACTCCTGAAAAGGCAGGCCGGTGACGAGTCAGTGGACTGCAACGACTGCAACATGAAGGATTCGATTACCTGA
- the hisC gene encoding histidinol-phosphate transaminase: MTDKRCTDGVRIPGYIKELVPYTPGKPIEELEREYGIKDAIKLASNENPLGPSPKALKAIEEAIGRLHRYPDGSSYYLKNRLAERFGVSPAQIVLGNGSNELIEFLVRVFVRSGCEVISSAPSFLVYTKVVQAAGGKNVIVPLRDGRHDLGAIRAAVTPETRVIFLDNPNNPTGSVIYRSELDAFLHALPNEVLVVMDEAYMEFVQGGVTPSGLEYLERGDGRVVTLRTFSKAYGLAGLRVGYGIMDPVLAGYIERVRQPFNINSLAQAGALAALDDKEHFNNTLKITLDGRSFLAERLAGLGCRVFPSHTNFLLVDVHRDAKMVYEAMLRQGVIIRAMTAYGFPDHIRITVGLPYENERCISALKLVLTD, from the coding sequence ATGACTGATAAGAGATGCACGGATGGAGTTCGTATCCCTGGATACATAAAGGAGCTGGTCCCATATACGCCTGGGAAGCCGATCGAGGAGCTTGAGCGGGAATACGGCATAAAAGATGCCATAAAACTCGCTTCGAACGAAAACCCTCTGGGTCCGTCACCCAAGGCACTCAAGGCTATTGAAGAGGCCATTGGGAGGTTGCACCGCTATCCCGACGGCAGTTCTTATTATCTCAAAAACCGCCTTGCAGAAAGATTCGGCGTATCGCCTGCGCAGATTGTGTTGGGTAACGGATCGAATGAGCTGATAGAATTTTTGGTACGGGTTTTTGTGCGTAGCGGGTGCGAGGTCATAAGCAGCGCCCCGAGTTTTCTGGTTTACACAAAGGTGGTTCAGGCAGCCGGCGGCAAAAATGTCATCGTGCCCTTAAGAGACGGCCGTCACGATCTCGGCGCTATCAGGGCGGCCGTCACGCCGGAGACGCGCGTTATCTTCCTTGACAATCCCAATAACCCAACTGGTTCGGTCATCTATCGCAGCGAGCTTGATGCCTTTCTTCACGCCCTTCCGAACGAGGTCCTCGTGGTCATGGACGAGGCTTATATGGAGTTTGTGCAGGGCGGCGTGACGCCGAGCGGTCTTGAGTATCTCGAAAGAGGCGACGGCCGTGTGGTTACACTCCGGACGTTTTCAAAGGCCTATGGGCTCGCCGGCCTCCGTGTGGGTTATGGTATAATGGATCCGGTTCTTGCCGGGTATATCGAGAGGGTGAGGCAGCCGTTCAATATCAACAGCCTTGCCCAGGCAGGGGCGCTTGCGGCCCTTGACGATAAAGAACACTTCAACAACACCCTCAAGATCACATTAGACGGGCGGTCTTTTCTTGCAGAGCGCCTTGCAGGGCTGGGCTGCCGCGTCTTTCCGAGCCATACCAATTTCCTGCTTGTCGATGTGCACCGGGACGCAAAGATGGTCTATGAGGCCATGTTGAGGCAGGGTGTAATCATAAGGGCCATGACCGCATACGGCTTCCCAGATCATATACGTATCACCGTAGGCCTGCCGTATGAAAATGAGCGGTGTATTTCGGCCTTGAAACTGGTTTTGACAGATTGA
- a CDS encoding Rne/Rng family ribonuclease gives MEKRKNDSKKAQLRIVINADAPEERRVALLENGRLEAFQLETVTNIQTRGNIYKARLVNVEPALEAAFVDIGLSRNGYLPFDEIHPEYYGYSDNKERLPEILKKGQEFLVQIVKEETPVKGPAVTTYLSIPGRYLVLMPGSDQSGVSRKIEDEAERKRVKEILSELKRPEGIGLIARTVSAGATKLDIRRDFGYLLRLWQSLRKKAGAAQAPSLLYTDRDIVTRFLRDYLSSDVRDIVVDNQQVFSTVKSFLKIVSPRHVANLFLYKEDIPIFTSFGIEPQIEEIYKRRVELPSGGHIVIEPTEALVSIDVNSGKNVKEKDIEDTALKTNIEAAEEIARQLRLRDLGGIIVIDFIDMRTRSYRQQIERRLKECLKRDRARTEISKISSFGLMELVRQKISSPVQMVTFHPCPYCKGRGVERSVETLALSHMRTIRSYLVAHRGEDIKELVFEAPSKVLFYMFNNKKGELCELEKKFNVAITAEENKSLDMEEIALYARLERSP, from the coding sequence ATGGAAAAGAGAAAAAACGACAGCAAAAAGGCGCAACTCAGGATCGTAATAAATGCGGATGCCCCTGAGGAGCGCCGTGTCGCACTCCTTGAAAACGGTAGACTTGAGGCCTTTCAGCTTGAGACCGTTACAAACATACAGACGAGGGGCAATATCTATAAGGCGAGGCTGGTAAACGTAGAACCTGCACTTGAGGCCGCCTTTGTGGATATCGGGCTTTCCAGGAACGGTTACCTCCCGTTCGATGAGATACATCCTGAATATTACGGCTATTCCGATAATAAAGAAAGATTGCCCGAAATACTGAAAAAGGGCCAAGAATTCCTTGTTCAGATAGTAAAAGAGGAGACGCCGGTCAAAGGTCCCGCGGTGACTACTTATCTTTCGATCCCTGGCAGATATCTAGTGCTCATGCCAGGTTCCGATCAGTCGGGTGTCTCAAGAAAGATAGAGGATGAGGCCGAGCGGAAGAGGGTTAAGGAGATATTGAGCGAGCTCAAGAGGCCTGAAGGCATTGGGCTCATTGCAAGGACGGTTTCGGCTGGCGCGACCAAGTTGGATATCAGGAGGGATTTTGGTTATCTTCTAAGGTTGTGGCAGAGTCTTCGAAAAAAGGCCGGGGCGGCGCAGGCGCCGTCGCTTCTTTATACGGACAGGGACATAGTTACCAGGTTTCTGAGGGACTACCTGTCTTCGGACGTAAGAGATATAGTGGTTGACAACCAGCAGGTATTCAGCACAGTCAAGTCTTTCTTAAAGATCGTTTCCCCCAGGCATGTGGCTAATCTGTTCTTATACAAGGAAGACATCCCGATCTTTACCTCCTTTGGCATCGAGCCTCAGATAGAGGAGATATACAAACGAAGGGTCGAACTTCCATCAGGCGGCCATATAGTGATAGAGCCTACGGAGGCCCTGGTCTCGATAGACGTCAATTCAGGGAAAAATGTAAAGGAGAAGGATATAGAAGATACCGCTCTCAAGACAAATATCGAGGCTGCAGAAGAGATAGCGAGGCAGCTCAGATTAAGGGACCTGGGCGGGATCATTGTAATCGATTTTATTGACATGAGGACTAGGAGCTACCGCCAGCAGATTGAAAGGCGCCTGAAGGAGTGTCTCAAGAGGGATCGTGCAAGGACAGAGATCTCGAAGATCTCCAGTTTCGGATTGATGGAGCTTGTAAGGCAGAAGATCAGCTCCCCTGTCCAGATGGTGACTTTTCATCCTTGTCCATACTGCAAGGGCAGAGGCGTCGAGAGGTCTGTGGAGACGCTGGCCCTTTCCCACATGAGGACCATAAGGTCGTATCTTGTTGCGCATAGAGGTGAAGACATAAAAGAACTGGTGTTTGAGGCCCCTTCAAAGGTGTTGTTTTATATGTTTAACAACAAAAAGGGGGAGCTTTGCGAGCTCGAAAAGAAATTCAATGTAGCAATAACTGCTGAGGAAAACAAGTCGCTTGACATGGAAGAAATAGCCCTTTATGCAAGGCTGGAGAGGAGTCCTTGA
- a CDS encoding radical SAM protein, translating into MKYCFGPVPSRRLGLSLGVDILPLKTCNLNCIYCELGRSASYTCERSEYIPAEEIKKELEAVVSGGIKFDTLTFTASGEPTLHLRLGELLRFAKGITDCPVAVLTNATLLSDPAVRADLTIADIILPSLDSVIPRHFRKVNRPALCVKLEAIVEGLVRLRREMTGRMWLEVLLVQGINDSPQDIEALKEVIKSIMPDRVQLNTVSRPPAEHWARPVSEERLRDIQIELGETAEVIAGFKGSGGVPEVCGVLEVELMEMLKRRPLTIEDISSLTRSGVDILKEALRRMERDGSIKCKIFGGRPFYFPSDRVE; encoded by the coding sequence ATGAAATACTGCTTCGGTCCCGTACCATCAAGGCGCCTTGGTCTTTCCCTGGGGGTTGACATACTCCCGCTTAAGACCTGCAATTTAAATTGTATTTATTGTGAACTGGGCCGCAGCGCAAGCTACACATGCGAGCGCAGTGAGTATATCCCGGCTGAAGAGATAAAGAAAGAACTTGAGGCGGTGGTCTCCGGAGGGATAAAATTCGACACGCTCACATTCACCGCATCGGGCGAGCCCACCCTCCATCTGCGGCTTGGCGAGCTTTTGCGTTTTGCAAAGGGTATTACAGACTGTCCTGTGGCCGTTTTGACCAATGCGACACTGCTTTCAGACCCGGCGGTAAGGGCTGATCTCACGATCGCTGATATAATACTTCCATCGCTCGATTCCGTGATTCCAAGGCATTTCAGGAAGGTCAACAGGCCTGCCTTATGCGTGAAGCTTGAGGCCATAGTTGAAGGCCTTGTCAGATTGCGCAGGGAAATGACAGGCAGGATGTGGCTTGAGGTCCTTCTTGTGCAGGGTATAAACGACAGCCCCCAGGATATTGAGGCCCTGAAAGAGGTGATAAAATCAATAATGCCGGACAGGGTGCAGTTGAATACCGTCTCAAGGCCGCCTGCCGAGCATTGGGCAAGGCCTGTCTCAGAGGAGAGGCTTAGAGATATCCAGATAGAATTGGGAGAGACAGCCGAGGTGATCGCCGGTTTCAAGGGTAGCGGCGGTGTGCCTGAGGTTTGCGGCGTCCTTGAGGTCGAATTGATGGAGATGCTTAAAAGAAGGCCCCTTACGATTGAAGATATCTCCAGCCTTACAAGGTCTGGGGTGGATATTTTAAAGGAAGCGCTCCGCAGGATGGAGAGAGATGGGTCTATAAAATGCAAGATTTTTGGCGGCAGACCGTTTTATTTTCCGTCTGACCGTGTAGAATAG
- a CDS encoding retropepsin-like aspartic protease, translating to MPNCIKNSDGIFIPTCVDTNNVTRFTGTITLTDEIVTATNNGSGGATNSLTPNGTPATVNVTVYLQSIKKSTGEMTLNTSDWLDLNLDIPITKDLSGALYVLVEHKSLAPGQTFAYRYDPTNGPQFYYFSQWGQPVNNAQLLYYAADVHNTPIAIPFTGSASDNTIPYGQTDVVSTIPIRFGAGMRLIGMEGDMIIHVLIGDPNDIQNYASWRELLYYVLHIEPVTGTWTVTEYYKGQPYTYTNYPLFLYEKRGVLNGIWDDPHGRQQLYVSYGNPSDQVCTNSLAVQGHRFNAQGCEMTGGYQIYFNEPTAFGQIEYLYQISKLTRGSLSGEYMYRMLGDANWSMPEPFSAVRREVVVPLDPTTNSYQVNGTVTGPNGTPYAVHFIIDTGAYTVLLDQSIAPYIGFTDLTTDPRCSPCGATVAGGATIQVTCCTVSNITVEGQLSKDNVSVAFGTQPGPSLLGMSFLNSFHISTDATDGSMTIAP from the coding sequence GTGCCTAATTGTATAAAAAATAGCGATGGTATTTTTATCCCTACCTGTGTAGATACAAATAATGTTACCAGGTTTACTGGCACGATAACCCTTACAGACGAGATCGTAACCGCTACCAACAACGGCTCCGGCGGGGCCACCAATTCCCTTACTCCTAATGGAACGCCTGCTACTGTCAATGTCACCGTCTATCTACAAAGTATTAAAAAAAGCACGGGCGAGATGACGCTCAACACCTCTGACTGGCTTGATCTCAATCTGGACATTCCGATTACAAAGGATTTGTCAGGCGCGCTCTATGTCCTGGTAGAGCACAAAAGCCTTGCGCCAGGCCAGACCTTTGCCTATCGCTACGACCCGACAAACGGGCCGCAGTTTTACTACTTCAGCCAGTGGGGTCAGCCTGTAAATAATGCGCAGCTCCTCTATTACGCGGCGGATGTCCATAATACGCCCATCGCTATACCTTTCACTGGCAGCGCTTCAGATAACACCATCCCTTACGGACAGACGGACGTGGTCTCCACCATCCCGATACGCTTCGGCGCCGGGATGCGGCTCATAGGCATGGAAGGGGACATGATCATCCATGTATTGATCGGGGACCCGAACGACATCCAGAATTACGCCTCATGGAGGGAGCTCCTTTACTATGTGCTCCATATCGAGCCCGTAACAGGCACATGGACGGTTACAGAATATTACAAGGGGCAACCATACACCTATACGAATTACCCCTTGTTTCTGTATGAAAAACGTGGCGTCTTGAACGGCATTTGGGACGACCCGCACGGCCGGCAGCAGCTCTACGTGTCATACGGCAACCCTTCCGATCAGGTCTGCACGAACTCCCTGGCCGTACAGGGCCATAGGTTCAACGCCCAGGGCTGCGAGATGACAGGCGGGTATCAGATATATTTCAACGAACCGACTGCGTTCGGGCAGATTGAATATCTCTATCAGATATCTAAACTGACGCGTGGTTCCCTGAGCGGCGAATACATGTACCGTATGCTTGGCGACGCCAACTGGTCCATGCCGGAACCGTTCAGTGCCGTAAGGCGCGAGGTGGTCGTTCCTTTGGACCCGACCACCAATTCCTATCAGGTGAACGGGACGGTGACTGGCCCAAACGGTACTCCATATGCGGTCCACTTCATCATAGATACCGGGGCATATACGGTTTTGCTTGACCAGAGTATCGCGCCTTACATAGGCTTTACTGATCTCACTACCGATCCCAGGTGCTCACCTTGTGGCGCTACTGTGGCTGGTGGCGCTACCATACAGGTGACATGCTGCACCGTCTCGAATATCACCGTGGAAGGACAGCTCTCTAAAGACAATGTGTCGGTGGCCTTTGGGACCCAGCCTGGCCCGTCGTTGCTTGGCATGTCGTTTTTAAACAGCTTCCACATATCCACGGATGCAACCGATGGGTCTATGACAATAGCCCCGTAG
- a CDS encoding MotE family protein yields MAETRPEKQSGAPIYTMTRLLLIAGVAKLVLTGFFLVGLGFDRASAVESAGRPASVVQGGGVQVPGSAGSPAGLSMGSGDGGGVPQGLGQNASSGAGCRPEVMQVLRARLDELKERQAALEKESKDIDFEKNELDEKIKELKGLKASLEGPLNMLKDAGREGIQHMIGVYNYMDPQKAAAMLDKMDDTTVIEILKGMKSKKVAQIMSFMNTDRAAKISSELTGAQVKGP; encoded by the coding sequence ATGGCAGAAACAAGGCCTGAGAAACAGTCGGGTGCGCCGATTTATACCATGACCCGTCTGTTGTTGATTGCAGGCGTGGCGAAGCTTGTGCTTACAGGCTTTTTCCTTGTGGGTCTTGGGTTTGACAGGGCCTCGGCCGTTGAATCGGCAGGCCGGCCTGCTTCTGTGGTGCAAGGAGGTGGGGTGCAGGTGCCTGGATCTGCTGGCAGTCCAGCGGGTTTGTCAATGGGAAGCGGCGATGGAGGTGGGGTGCCGCAAGGCCTTGGACAAAATGCCTCAAGCGGAGCCGGTTGTCGCCCCGAGGTGATGCAGGTGCTGCGTGCGCGTCTGGATGAGCTCAAGGAAAGGCAAGCGGCACTGGAAAAGGAGTCGAAGGATATTGATTTTGAGAAGAATGAGCTTGATGAGAAGATCAAGGAGTTAAAAGGGCTCAAGGCAAGCCTCGAAGGGCCGCTCAATATGCTCAAGGATGCGGGCCGAGAAGGCATCCAGCATATGATAGGCGTATATAACTATATGGATCCACAGAAGGCGGCCGCTATGCTGGACAAGATGGACGACACAACCGTGATAGAGATTCTAAAGGGCATGAAGAGCAAGAAGGTGGCGCAGATCATGTCTTTTATGAATACGGACAGGGCCGCCAAGATCAGTTCGGAATTGACAGGGGCCCAAGTCAAAGGGCCTTGA
- the fliJ gene encoding flagellar export protein FliJ → MAYRFRLEALLRLRQRQVEAARFELARLLKQYRDAQAAVSALSKAKEDADLKAKAGLAKGMPAGRYRLEADYIEMLTSEIDRYENMLLELEPHIQRAKEALARRHVEEKLVERFKKDDFAAYMLQERNAEQKKADDLAAVRYGRNKA, encoded by the coding sequence ATGGCCTATAGGTTTCGCCTCGAGGCGTTGTTACGGCTTAGACAGAGACAGGTGGAGGCCGCCAGGTTCGAGCTGGCCCGTCTCTTGAAACAATATCGCGATGCACAAGCGGCCGTCTCTGCCCTGTCGAAGGCGAAAGAAGATGCTGACCTGAAGGCCAAGGCCGGTCTTGCAAAGGGCATGCCAGCCGGAAGATACCGGCTGGAGGCAGATTATATCGAGATGCTGACAAGTGAGATAGACCGGTACGAAAATATGCTTTTGGAGCTTGAACCGCACATTCAGCGGGCAAAAGAGGCCCTGGCCAGGCGGCATGTGGAAGAAAAATTAGTGGAGAGGTTTAAAAAGGATGATTTTGCGGCATACATGCTTCAGGAGCGGAATGCCGAACAGAAAAAGGCAGATGACCTGGCGGCGGTGAGATATGGCAGAAACAAGGCCTGA
- a CDS encoding FliI/YscN family ATPase: MDDGQETAMRIDLDSYIDAARKVRSVRSCGLINQVIGLVLEGKGPGAPVGAICRVDVEDGGRLPAEVVGFRQGRTLLMPLGEMRGIEPGGRIWVEANRAEACVSPRLIGRVLNGLGEVIDGKGSIRADVLYPLYGEPLNPLDRPRIDTPVDVGVRAINACLTLGKGQRIGIMAGSGVGKSTLLGMIARHTTADVNVIALIGERGRELRDFIERDLGPEGLRRSVIVVATSDQPPLIRLRGAYLAASIAEYFRDQGKDVILMMDSITRFAMAYREVGLAIGEPPTSRGYTPSVFAQLPRLLERTGRKRGAGSITGIYTVLVEGDDMNEPIADAVRSIVDGHIVLKRELAHQGHYPAIDILQSVSRIMRDIAAPGQIEAHRELIKVLSTYQRAEDIINLGAYTRGANPDIDFAIEKIRPVKEFLMQDIDVPAPYDSSIQALIGLFG, from the coding sequence ATGGACGACGGACAGGAGACGGCCATGCGGATTGATCTTGATTCTTACATAGATGCAGCAAGAAAGGTGAGATCGGTGCGCTCTTGCGGTCTAATCAACCAGGTTATCGGCCTTGTCCTTGAAGGTAAGGGGCCTGGCGCCCCGGTTGGTGCGATTTGCCGGGTGGATGTTGAAGACGGGGGGCGTCTGCCTGCCGAAGTGGTCGGGTTTAGACAAGGCCGTACATTGCTTATGCCCCTTGGCGAAATGAGGGGGATCGAGCCGGGCGGTAGGATATGGGTCGAGGCGAACAGGGCCGAGGCATGTGTAAGTCCTCGATTGATAGGGCGCGTGCTGAATGGGCTCGGCGAGGTCATAGACGGCAAGGGATCGATCAGGGCAGATGTATTGTATCCGCTATACGGCGAGCCGCTTAATCCGCTCGATCGCCCCCGCATCGATACGCCTGTGGATGTAGGGGTCAGGGCGATAAACGCCTGCCTTACCCTTGGCAAGGGGCAGCGTATCGGTATAATGGCCGGCTCCGGGGTCGGTAAAAGCACCCTCCTGGGCATGATCGCCAGACATACGACGGCCGACGTGAATGTAATAGCCCTCATAGGCGAGCGGGGGAGGGAGCTCAGGGACTTTATTGAGAGGGACCTTGGACCAGAGGGTCTCAGGCGTTCGGTGATAGTTGTTGCTACATCGGATCAGCCCCCGCTCATCAGATTGAGAGGGGCTTACCTCGCCGCTTCGATAGCGGAGTATTTCAGGGATCAGGGCAAAGACGTCATCCTCATGATGGACTCGATCACCCGATTTGCGATGGCGTATAGAGAGGTCGGGCTTGCCATCGGTGAGCCGCCTACCTCGAGGGGCTATACGCCGAGCGTATTCGCCCAACTTCCGAGGCTGCTTGAAAGGACGGGGAGAAAGAGAGGTGCAGGCAGTATTACCGGCATCTATACAGTGCTCGTCGAGGGCGATGATATGAATGAGCCCATTGCTGATGCGGTGCGTTCCATTGTTGACGGGCACATAGTTTTGAAAAGGGAGCTTGCCCATCAAGGTCATTATCCGGCGATAGATATACTCCAGAGCGTAAGCAGGATTATGCGGGATATTGCTGCGCCAGGACAGATCGAGGCGCACCGGGAGCTTATAAAGGTGCTCTCGACCTATCAAAGGGCTGAGGACATAATCAACCTTGGCGCGTACACCAGGGGTGCCAATCCAGATATCGATTTCGCCATTGAAAAGATACGGCCTGTCAAGGAGTTTTTAATGCAGGACATTGACGTCCCGGCGCCCTATGATTCAAGCATACAGGCCTTAATCGGTCTGTTCGGGTGA
- a CDS encoding FliH/SctL family protein produces the protein MIKAKERQKAGLHEMSLLRSKGIQTPNDAGGAFSPFCELVGAGREGVDAAPLAQEGTHSNPSVGFGRGDLECERDVEAARLEAEALREEARTILENARKMAADIETEAYNQGYAQGQKDGEALGRKQYETRCARLKDVVSAIQSQAVAVIDKYEPQLVRLCMEISKAVIHREIETRPETIALCLKEAFKQVVEGSPLNIRLNPRDVEIASDFIEREARIAGGHPVNLTPDSRIDPGGCIIETDFGLIDATVDGKWQVVADAIKKILDGRRTGDGHAD, from the coding sequence GTGATCAAGGCCAAGGAGCGGCAGAAGGCGGGTTTGCATGAGATGTCTCTGTTGCGCTCAAAGGGCATACAGACGCCAAATGACGCTGGCGGTGCCTTCAGTCCATTTTGTGAGCTTGTCGGCGCCGGTCGGGAAGGAGTTGATGCGGCGCCGTTGGCGCAAGAGGGTACCCATTCCAACCCTAGCGTCGGGTTTGGGCGTGGGGATCTTGAATGTGAAAGGGACGTTGAGGCCGCAAGGCTTGAGGCTGAGGCCCTTAGAGAAGAGGCGAGGACCATCCTTGAAAACGCTAGGAAAATGGCCGCTGATATAGAGACCGAGGCCTATAACCAGGGCTATGCCCAGGGTCAAAAGGATGGCGAGGCGCTCGGCAGAAAACAATATGAGACCAGATGCGCGAGGCTCAAGGATGTTGTCAGCGCCATCCAGTCGCAGGCGGTTGCGGTGATTGACAAATATGAGCCTCAACTCGTCAGGCTCTGCATGGAGATATCAAAGGCCGTTATACACCGCGAGATAGAGACCAGACCGGAAACAATAGCCTTGTGCCTTAAGGAGGCCTTTAAACAGGTTGTGGAGGGGAGTCCGCTCAATATAAGGCTCAACCCGAGGGATGTCGAGATCGCCAGTGATTTTATCGAAAGAGAGGCCAGGATCGCAGGCGGCCATCCGGTAAACTTGACGCCGGACAGTCGGATAGATCCAGGCGGGTGTATTATTGAGACCGATTTCGGACTCATAGACGCAACGGTTGACGGCAAATGGCAGGTCGTGGCCGACGCCATCAAGAAGATCCTAGATGGACGACGGACAGGAGACGGCCATGCGGATTGA
- the fliG gene encoding flagellar motor switch protein FliG: protein MPSKTSDSNQIDLSNPAGAVKAAIFLLAMGEEFAAEVFKHLHEDEVRRVSRLMAQIQNIPGDAVEKVMNEVQEKMGLVRGEVAVPVEDFLKKVLFSSMPYEQAQKIYEEIVRQLHPSTFQKLSHLEPKAIVAFLRNEHPQTIAVILAHLDSSQTAAILRELPENLQADVIMRIAKLDKISPDIVAEIDKVLEEELFSVEMSDAKKVGGVAKVADILNNLDRQMEDTLLEKIEAASEPLAEEIKKLMFKFEDLINVDDAAIIMILKEVSMDELKFALKVASDDLKAKFFKNMSERAGALLKEDLEIMGPVRLRDVEKNQQAILKVAKRLESEGKIVLSAKGGEDVLV from the coding sequence ATGCCTAGCAAGACGTCGGATTCCAATCAGATAGACCTGAGCAATCCGGCAGGTGCCGTCAAGGCCGCTATATTTCTCCTTGCAATGGGGGAGGAGTTTGCGGCCGAGGTGTTTAAACACCTCCACGAGGATGAGGTCCGAAGGGTTTCTCGCCTTATGGCGCAGATACAGAATATCCCTGGGGACGCGGTCGAGAAGGTGATGAATGAGGTGCAGGAGAAGATGGGGCTTGTCCGCGGCGAGGTGGCGGTGCCTGTGGAGGACTTCTTGAAAAAGGTCCTGTTTTCTTCAATGCCCTATGAGCAGGCGCAAAAGATCTACGAAGAGATCGTCAGGCAGCTCCATCCCTCTACGTTTCAAAAGCTTTCACACCTTGAGCCAAAGGCGATCGTCGCCTTCCTCAGAAACGAGCACCCGCAGACCATTGCTGTCATCCTGGCACACCTCGATTCCTCCCAGACGGCCGCCATATTGCGTGAGCTTCCTGAGAATCTGCAGGCCGACGTCATAATGCGGATCGCCAAACTTGACAAGATCAGCCCTGATATAGTGGCAGAGATAGACAAGGTCCTTGAGGAGGAGCTCTTTTCTGTAGAGATGAGTGATGCCAAGAAGGTAGGCGGGGTGGCTAAGGTCGCCGATATACTCAACAACCTCGACAGGCAGATGGAAGACACCTTGCTTGAGAAGATAGAGGCTGCGTCTGAGCCTTTGGCCGAGGAGATCAAGAAGCTGATGTTTAAGTTCGAGGACCTCATAAATGTCGATGACGCGGCCATCATCATGATACTTAAAGAGGTGAGCATGGATGAGCTCAAATTTGCCCTTAAGGTTGCCTCGGACGATCTGAAGGCCAAATTTTTCAAGAACATGTCGGAGAGGGCTGGTGCCTTGCTTAAGGAAGACCTTGAGATAATGGGTCCGGTGAGGCTGAGGGATGTGGAGAAGAACCAGCAGGCCATCCTGAAGGTGGCAAAAAGGCTTGAGAGTGAAGGCAAGATAGTCTTGAGCGCAAAGGGAGGGGAAGACGTCCTTGTCTAG